From the genome of Natrinema marinum:
CGCCGTGCTGTCATCGCACCCGAATGGGTGAGCTCGGACGGGGACTAAAGGCACGCGATCTGCCTACGTGCGTCGATCGTTTAACTCTTCTACTCTTCCGCGGCGCTGGGTCACGTGTTCGGACGACACGATATTCACGGATACCGTCAGATGGGGCGAGAGTGGTGAGTGCACAGAGAGTTACCGCAGTGGTGCGCTTCTCGCTCGAGCACGTGTCGCTGCCCGGCTCCGCGTACGAACCGGAGGTCCCGCCGAACTGTCGAGTCCGACGGAGCAACCGTCAAGCGATGTCGACATCCGGTGATGGCAATGGTGTCGACGCCGTGACCGGTTCGATCGATGGAACTGTACGAGTCGACGGTGACATTTCCCAGCGAGGGACAATCGATGATCGAGATTGACGCACCACTGCGAGTCGAACGGACTGACGATCACGTCGCCCGCGTCACGTACGAGCGACCCGACGCGATGAACGCGTACAACGAAGCCCTGCTTCGAGGGGCGGTCGACGCGTTCGAACGGCTGGACGATCGCGATGAGGTCCGCGCGATCGTCCTCACGGGGGCCGGCGACGCGTTCTGTGCCGGCGTCGACCTAAACGACATGCCGCTGACTCCGGAGATGGACTTCGCCGAGTACGAGACGGGGCTGGGGCTGTTCCAGAACGTCGTCCGAACGATCCGCGGGATCGATACGCCGGTCATCGCGGCGGTCAACGGCTACGCGCTCGGGGCCGGCTGTGACACCGCGCTGGCCTGTGATTTCCGCATCGTCAGCGACGAGGCCGTCATCGGCGAGACGTTCATCGACGTGGGGTTCGTTCCCGGCGACGGCGGCGCGTTCCTCCTACCGCGACTGATCGGCGAGGAGCGCGCGAAGGAACTCATCTTCACCGGCCGGAAACTCGCCGGCGAGGAGATCGTCGAGTGGGGCCTCGCACGTGAACAGGTCCCCGCGGACGACCTGCTCGAGGCGGCCGCGGCGTTCGCAGACGAGTTGGCCGGCCGGCCGCCGGTCGCGCTTGCCCAGAGTAAACGCCTCGTCAACGAGAGCTTCGACTCGGACCTCGAGCGCGCGCTCGAGGACGCCACCCGCGCACAGCGGATCTGCTCGCAGACGGCCGACCACGAGGAAGCGGTCGCCGCCTTTCAGGAGGACCGCGAACCGGAGTTCGAGGGACACTAGTATGATTTCCGGTCAGCGATCGGGTCAGCCGTGACCGATGCCTGTCCCGCTCTCGAGTGCGGGGCGTGATCGTCAACGCCGTCGGGCTGTCGCGCGGTGATTCAGGAACGGTAAGTCGACCCGGATGCGTTCCGGGAGCGTCTAGTCGCTATCCAACTCCGCGGTACTCGAGTGCGCGCCGGCAGAACTGCTGGCGAGCAACGAGTAGCTGAGCGTGGCTGCGAGGAGCGCGAACCCGGCGAGGGTCGCGAACATCACGAACACACTGAAGGTTTCGTAAATGATTCCAGTGATGGCAGCGCCGAGGGCTCCGATTCCGAACGTCCCAACGTACGTGAAGCCGTACGAGAGGCCACGAGCGTCCGCCGGGGAGTAGCGCGCGATCGTCGCCTGGTAGAGCGGCTGGAGCATAAAGAGGAGAAAGCCGAGCACCGCACTGACCGCCACGAGCGATGCGATACCGGCCCGCGCCGCGGGGATGAACGCGAGAGCGGTAATCGAAAGCGATGCCAGCACGACCATGAGGCCCCGTTCGGTTGCCACTCGTTCGGTGAGTCTCCCCCCGACGTACTGACCACCGATGCCGACCACCAGGAGTCCCGTATAGAGGAACCGCGACGGTTCGAACTCGTCTGCCATCGGGGAGTTCGGATCGAACACCTGCAAACCGCCGACGACGGGCTCGAGAAACGTGGTGAGTATCTCGGGCAGCATCGTCAGCGTCCCGCGGTAGAAGAGCCCGTTGAGCATGACGATCGCGAAGACGACGCTGAACCCGGTGGCGAACAGCGCTTTCGAACCCGCCCACAGTTCCGCCGGCGAGGTCGCCGGCGTCCCGTCGGTCGAATCGGCCTCGCCCCGTCGGTCTCTCGTCCCCGCGGTTTCGTCGAACCGAGCGCGAAGCGCGTACAGCGCGACGAGGAGCGCGGGCATCGCCAGGAAGGCGGTGACGAGCCGCCAGTCGACGACGAGCAAGAGCAGTGCGGTCACGAGCGGGCCGAGTGCGATGCCGGCGTTTCCCGCCATGCCGTGGTACGCGAACGCGGTTCCGCGATCGACGACACCGGTGCTGATCAACGAGAGACCGGCCGGATGGTAGATGCTCGCGGCGATCCCCCAACAGACCAAGCCGAGGACGAGGATGGGGAGGCTCGGCGCGACGCTCAAGACGAGAAACGACGCGCCCATGCCGACGAGACAGCAGACGATGAGCGGGCGCGAGCCGTAGATGTCTGCGAGGACGCCGGACGGGAGGGCCCCCAGCCCGAACATCGCGTAGCCGGCGGAGACCACGACGGCGAGAAAGCCGATCGAAATCGAGAACTCGGCCGTCCACAGCAACATGAGAATCGGGATCGAGAGTTCGTACGTGTGTACCATCGCGTGGGAGAGCATCGCGAAACTCACGATGGCACGATCGTTCGAGTCCATAGCACTGCTCGACGGTTCGATGCCGGGCGGATAAAAGCCGTTTCTTCCGATCCGGCTACGGAGTCTCGGTTCCGGACGTTATTCGGGTTGGGGCGTCTCGGTGACGGTACCCTCGTTCTCCGCGAGCCACTGCTCGTAGGCGTCGGGCTCGAGGACGACGAGTTCGGCGTCCATCCACGAGTGGCCGGAGCCACAGAATTCGGCGCAGACGACGTTGTACCGGCCGGGTTCGTAGGCGACGGTCCGGGCGCGGGTGTAGCGGCCGGGGAAGGCGTCCTGCTTGATCGCGAGGTCCGGAACGAACAACGAGTGGATGACGTCTTCGCTCGTGAGCCAGATGGTCACGCTCTCGTTGGCCGGAATGACGATCTCGTCTTCGGTCGTCACGTTCGTCCCGGGGTAGCTGGCTTGCCACTCCCACTGGTAGCCGGTGACGTAGACCTCCTCGTCGCCGGTGTCGGGGAGGTCCGCGAACGAATCGAACCCCTGCTGACTGCGATCGATGTCGGCCGACTGTGAGG
Proteins encoded in this window:
- a CDS encoding enoyl-CoA hydratase/isomerase family protein: MIEIDAPLRVERTDDHVARVTYERPDAMNAYNEALLRGAVDAFERLDDRDEVRAIVLTGAGDAFCAGVDLNDMPLTPEMDFAEYETGLGLFQNVVRTIRGIDTPVIAAVNGYALGAGCDTALACDFRIVSDEAVIGETFIDVGFVPGDGGAFLLPRLIGEERAKELIFTGRKLAGEEIVEWGLAREQVPADDLLEAAAAFADELAGRPPVALAQSKRLVNESFDSDLERALEDATRAQRICSQTADHEEAVAAFQEDREPEFEGH
- the coxB gene encoding cytochrome c oxidase subunit II; the protein is MGRRRRTIETLTLTALLSLLALSGSVAAQSVNRELIDDLEYQLLYVALPLTLFVLLILVYAAVKFHDNDDPQPTTEDPALEITWTAATAIILLFVGLSGYTVLVSPYVSPSQSADIDRSQQGFDSFADLPDTGDEEVYVTGYQWEWQASYPGTNVTTEDEIVIPANESVTIWLTSEDVIHSLFVPDLAIKQDAFPGRYTRARTVAYEPGRYNVVCAEFCGSGHSWMDAELVVLEPDAYEQWLAENEGTVTETPQPE
- a CDS encoding MFS transporter codes for the protein MDSNDRAIVSFAMLSHAMVHTYELSIPILMLLWTAEFSISIGFLAVVVSAGYAMFGLGALPSGVLADIYGSRPLIVCCLVGMGASFLVLSVAPSLPILVLGLVCWGIAASIYHPAGLSLISTGVVDRGTAFAYHGMAGNAGIALGPLVTALLLLVVDWRLVTAFLAMPALLVALYALRARFDETAGTRDRRGEADSTDGTPATSPAELWAGSKALFATGFSVVFAIVMLNGLFYRGTLTMLPEILTTFLEPVVGGLQVFDPNSPMADEFEPSRFLYTGLLVVGIGGQYVGGRLTERVATERGLMVVLASLSITALAFIPAARAGIASLVAVSAVLGFLLFMLQPLYQATIARYSPADARGLSYGFTYVGTFGIGALGAAITGIIYETFSVFVMFATLAGFALLAATLSYSLLASSSAGAHSSTAELDSD